A single window of Anomaloglossus baeobatrachus isolate aAnoBae1 chromosome 9, aAnoBae1.hap1, whole genome shotgun sequence DNA harbors:
- the CLIP3 gene encoding CAP-Gly domain-containing linker protein 3 codes for MTREDPLDCAAEETPRPIDFQSPILEKRKRPVVHSSAPAPLPKDYAFTFFDPNDPACQEILFDQQTSIPELFAIIRQWVPQVQHKIDVIGSEILKRGCHVNDRDGLTDMTLLHYACKAGAHGVGDPAAAVRLTNQLLQLGADVTLRSRWTNMNALHYAAYFDVPELLRILLKASKPKVLNSTCSDFNHGTALHIAASNLCLGAVKCLLEHGANPSVRNSKGQVPADVVPDPMDMGLDKAESAMIAKELKQLLLDAVPLTCNLPKVTLPNYDNIPGNLMLASIGLRLGDRVLLDLEKAGTLRFCGTTEFASGQWVGVELDEPDGKNDGSVGGIRYFICPPKHGLFASVSKISKAPDQAPSSVTSTPKTPRMDFSRVTGKGKKEKKVMQKKSISVGSLDKEGLNIDLGDQVLVAGQKQGVVRFYGKTDFAPGYWFGVELEKPTGKHDGSVFGVRYFTCSPKHGVFAPPSRVQRIGGPKEPQAENNGVKKVHQVTMSQPKRNFNTVRTPKELASENSLSRLLFCCWFPWLLRAEMQS; via the exons ATGACCAGGGAGGACCCCCTAGATTGTGCGGCGGAGGAGACCCCGCGCCCCATCGATTTCCAGAGTCCTATTCTGGAGAAGCGGAAGAGACCCGTGGTTCACTCCTCGGCCCCGGCTCCTCTTCCTAAGGATTATG CGTTCACGTTCTTTGACCCCAATGACCCTGCGTGCCAGGAGATCTTGTTTGACCAGCAGACCAGTATTCCCGAGCTGTTTGCCATCATCCGGCAGTGGGTGCCGCAGGTCCAGCACAAGATAGACGTCATCGGCAGCGAG ATCTTGAAGAGAGGCTGCCATGTGAATGACAGGGACGGACTAACAGACATGACGCTATTACACTACGCCTGTAAGGCCGGAGCCCATGGAGTAG GGGACCCTGCGGCTGCCGTACGACTGACCAATCAGCTTCTCCAGCTGGGGGCGGACGTGACCCTGCGCAGCCGCTGGACCAACATGAACGCCCTGCACTACGCCGCCTATTTCGACGTCCCAGAACTGTTACGCATCTTACTGAAAGCATCCAAGCCCAAAG TGCTTAATTCCACCTGCAGCGACTTCAACCATGGGACGGCTCTGCACATCGCCGCCTCTAATCTGTGCCTGGGGGCGGTCAAGTGTCTCCTGGAACATGGCGCCAACCCCTCGGTCAGG AACAGTAAAGGCCAGGTCCCGGCTGACGTGGTCCCTGACCCTATGGATATGGGACTAGACAAGGCCGAGTCAGCCATGATTGCAAAGGAGCTGAAGCAGCTGCTTCTGGATGCGGTGCCCCTGACCTGCAACCTGCCCAAAGTCACCCTGCCCAATTATGACAACATCCCCGGAAACCTGATGCTGGCATCCATCGGGCTGAGGCTTGGTGACCGGGTACTGCTGGACCTAGAAAAG GCCGGCACACTGCGTTTCTGTGGCACAACCGAATTTGCCAGTGGTCAGTGGGTTGGAGTGGAGCTGGACGAGCCAGACGGAAAGAATGACGGCAGTGTGGGGGGCATCCGCTACTTTATCTGTCCCCCCAAACATG GACTTTTTGCTTCCGTGTCCAAAATCAGTAAAGCCCCGGATCAGGCGCCGTCCTCTGTCACCTCCACACCTAAGACCCCACGAATGGACTTCTCCAGAGTCACCGGCaaagggaaaaaagagaaaaaag tgatgcaaaaaaagtCAATCAGTGTGGGCAGCTTAGACAAAGAGGGGCTCAACATTGACCTGGGGGACCAGGTGCTCGTGGCTGGACAGAAGCAGGGAGTGGTACGCTTCTATGGCAAGACAGACTTTGCGCCAG gatactGGTTCGGAGTCGAGTTAGAAAAGCCTACAGGGAAACATGATGGTTCAGTATTCGGGGTCCGGTATTTCACCTGCTCCCCAAAACATGGCGTCTTTGCTCCACCCTCCAGGGTTCAGAG GATTGGTGGCCCAAAAGAGCCTCAAGCGGAGAACAATGGGGTGAAAAAGGTTCATCAAGTTACTA TGTCACAACCAAAGCGTAACTTCAACACAGTGCGGACACCGAAAGAGCTTGCATCAGAAAATTCCCTCTCCAG